In Limisalsivibrio acetivorans, one genomic interval encodes:
- a CDS encoding glycosyltransferase family 4 protein, translating into MKILFVGDASSIHIKKWVDYFDKKYETIICTFSRENKTDCEYVYYLGDREVSVKGGNYHYLKGIPELRRIIIRERPDVLNVHFSYSMGLVTSLANIGTGIPMTVVCHGSDILAPPLPGIMKHVNRFVLKRAEYVFAVSRQISVAVRDLVPSLAVFTGQYGIETEKLMSEKVRDTDIISNRAYVPNSRIDDILHSLGKDQFGGKKIFVALPHISDERFDIIQNENPGIDFVKYINHGNLLEKLGRTKVYVSATMSDGTSLSLLEAIGSGCFPVVSDIPSNREWIKHGVNGYLFNNYDDFEKYIGLALNDEAFRESAAEYNRKLILERGDYKTQMKKVEDILLSLSS; encoded by the coding sequence GTGAAAATTCTGTTTGTTGGTGATGCTTCTTCTATCCATATAAAAAAATGGGTGGACTACTTTGACAAAAAGTATGAAACCATTATCTGCACATTCAGCAGAGAGAACAAAACCGATTGCGAATATGTTTATTATCTTGGTGACAGGGAAGTGAGCGTGAAAGGAGGAAACTACCATTACCTCAAAGGAATACCTGAGCTCAGGCGTATTATCATTAGAGAAAGGCCGGATGTCCTTAATGTTCATTTTTCTTACAGTATGGGGCTGGTGACATCACTTGCCAATATTGGAACAGGTATCCCTATGACTGTCGTCTGCCATGGGAGCGATATCCTTGCACCGCCTTTACCGGGGATAATGAAACATGTTAACCGGTTTGTCCTTAAGAGAGCCGAGTATGTGTTTGCTGTTTCCAGACAGATATCCGTTGCCGTAAGGGATCTTGTGCCGAGTTTAGCAGTATTTACCGGCCAGTATGGCATTGAAACAGAAAAGCTGATGTCGGAGAAGGTCAGGGATACCGATATTATTTCAAACAGAGCTTATGTGCCTAATTCGCGCATAGATGACATACTCCATTCTTTGGGTAAAGACCAGTTTGGTGGGAAAAAGATATTCGTAGCACTGCCACATATATCGGATGAACGTTTCGATATAATTCAGAATGAAAACCCGGGTATAGATTTCGTGAAATATATCAATCATGGAAACCTGCTTGAAAAGCTCGGTCGAACTAAGGTCTACGTGAGCGCAACTATGTCGGACGGTACATCCCTGTCCCTTCTTGAAGCGATAGGATCGGGGTGCTTCCCTGTGGTTAGTGATATACCCTCAAACCGAGAGTGGATCAAGCACGGTGTGAACGGTTACCTATTCAACAACTATGATGATTTCGAAAAGTATATTGGCTTGGCATTGAATGATGAAGCATTTCGGGAGAGTGCCGCAGAATACAATAGAAAGCTTATCCTTGAGCGTGGAGATTATAAAACGCAGATGAAAAAAGTGGAGGATATTCTTCTTTCCCTCTCCTCCTAA
- a CDS encoding sugar transferase, with translation MKRAFDISLSLFGIIIFFIPMLVIAMLIKKEDGGPVLYRGVRVGKNNKDFKMNKFRTMFVDADKIGPSSTGEDDPRITKIGSFIRRYKLDELPQLFNVLFGSMSFVGPRPQVRWAVEGYSDKEMRLLEVRPGITDFASIKFSNEGEILKGYDDPDKAYMELIHPEKTRLALKYIDNRSVLLDVKILWMTVLAVMGKKVTVD, from the coding sequence ATGAAAAGAGCATTTGATATCTCTCTGTCTCTGTTCGGCATTATCATATTCTTTATCCCAATGCTTGTTATTGCAATGCTGATCAAGAAAGAGGACGGTGGACCTGTTCTTTATAGAGGCGTTAGAGTTGGAAAAAACAACAAAGACTTCAAGATGAATAAGTTCCGAACCATGTTTGTTGATGCTGATAAGATTGGCCCCTCGTCCACAGGGGAAGACGATCCACGTATAACAAAAATCGGTTCATTCATAAGAAGATATAAGCTGGATGAACTTCCTCAGCTTTTCAATGTTCTCTTTGGTTCCATGAGCTTTGTAGGACCGAGGCCACAGGTGCGCTGGGCTGTGGAAGGCTACAGCGATAAAGAGATGCGACTGCTTGAAGTTCGTCCAGGAATAACTGATTTCGCATCAATCAAATTCAGTAACGAAGGGGAGATCCTTAAAGGTTATGATGATCCGGACAAGGCCTACATGGAGCTAATTCATCCTGAAAAAACAAGACTCGCCCTGAAATATATCGATAACAGAAGTGTACTTCTCGACGTAAAAATACTCTGGATGACCGTTCTTGCTGTTATGGGCAAAAAGGTAACAGTAGATTAG
- a CDS encoding Gfo/Idh/MocA family oxidoreductase, giving the protein MKRFALIGAAGYIAPRHMRAIADTGNTLVAATDPHDSVGILDSFSPHADYFKEFERFDRHIEKLRRKGEGHKVDYISICSPNYLHDAHIRFALRNDAEAICEKPIVLNPWNLDALKELEEETGKGINNILQLRLHPSIIELKNEFAGSKKKHEIDLSYITTRGNWYLYSWKGSLEKSGGLTTNIGVHFFDMLIWIFGSVQKSELHINDDKKQAGYLELENARVRWYLSIDREDLPEQAVKEGKPTFRSITVDGREVEFSGGFTDLHTQSYQRILEGEGFSIEEARACIQTVYDIRHADVQEGTLLHPFTERYMESK; this is encoded by the coding sequence GTGAAACGATTTGCCCTGATCGGTGCGGCGGGATACATCGCACCAAGACATATGAGAGCCATAGCGGACACAGGAAACACACTCGTTGCTGCCACAGACCCCCACGATTCGGTGGGCATTCTGGACAGCTTCTCGCCGCATGCTGATTACTTCAAAGAGTTCGAACGGTTCGACAGACATATAGAAAAGCTTCGCCGCAAAGGTGAGGGGCATAAGGTAGATTATATCTCCATATGCTCACCCAACTATCTCCACGATGCACACATTCGCTTTGCCCTACGCAACGATGCGGAGGCGATCTGTGAAAAACCCATTGTTCTCAACCCTTGGAACCTGGATGCTCTCAAGGAGCTTGAGGAGGAGACGGGCAAGGGTATAAACAATATCCTCCAGCTGAGGCTCCACCCCTCTATCATAGAACTGAAGAATGAATTCGCAGGTTCAAAGAAGAAACACGAGATAGACCTCAGCTACATAACAACAAGGGGCAACTGGTACCTCTATTCATGGAAGGGGAGCCTTGAGAAATCCGGCGGGCTCACAACAAATATAGGCGTCCATTTCTTCGACATGCTCATATGGATCTTCGGTTCTGTGCAGAAGTCCGAACTGCATATCAATGACGACAAAAAGCAGGCTGGGTACCTCGAGCTTGAGAACGCAAGGGTTCGCTGGTATCTCTCCATCGACAGAGAGGATCTCCCCGAACAGGCTGTAAAGGAGGGGAAGCCCACCTTCCGCTCCATCACCGTCGACGGCAGAGAGGTTGAGTTCTCCGGCGGTTTCACTGATCTCCACACCCAGAGCTATCAGAGAATACTCGAAGGGGAGGGATTCAGCATAGAAGAAGCCCGAGCCTGCATACAGACCGTTTACGACATACGCCATGCGGACGTTCAGGAAGGGACCCTCCTTCACCCCTTCACCGAAAGGTATATGGAGAGTAAATGA
- a CDS encoding N-acetyltransferase → MNSIIHETAAIGDNCTIGNFTTISENVTVGEGCVIGNNVVIHPDSIIGDNVRIDDHAVIGKLPMRAANSAITKEMELSPANVGSNCIIGTSTVIYRGCTLGEKVLAADLATVRENVTVGSYTIIGRGVAIENLVEIGSYCKIETNVYICAYSEIADYCFVAPCVATSNDNFLGRSEKRFELYGGVRIKKGGRIGVNATILPGKTIAEDTVIAGGALLTKDTEPESIYAGTPAKYFRDVPEDELLKNQKPKEKK, encoded by the coding sequence ATGAACAGCATCATACATGAAACCGCCGCCATAGGCGACAATTGCACCATCGGCAACTTTACAACCATATCCGAGAATGTAACGGTGGGCGAGGGGTGCGTTATCGGCAACAACGTTGTGATCCACCCAGACAGCATCATAGGCGACAATGTTCGCATCGATGACCATGCCGTAATAGGGAAGCTCCCTATGAGAGCGGCAAACAGCGCCATCACAAAGGAGATGGAGCTTAGCCCGGCGAATGTGGGAAGTAACTGTATCATCGGCACATCCACTGTTATATACAGGGGGTGTACCCTTGGCGAGAAGGTGCTTGCGGCGGATCTTGCCACTGTCAGAGAGAATGTCACAGTGGGGAGCTACACCATCATAGGCCGGGGTGTTGCCATCGAAAACCTTGTGGAGATAGGAAGCTATTGTAAGATTGAAACAAACGTATACATCTGCGCCTATTCAGAGATAGCAGATTACTGCTTCGTTGCGCCGTGCGTGGCTACATCCAACGATAACTTCCTGGGTCGGAGTGAGAAACGCTTTGAACTTTACGGCGGTGTTCGGATTAAGAAAGGTGGACGCATAGGCGTCAACGCTACTATACTCCCCGGAAAAACCATCGCCGAGGACACTGTTATCGCCGGCGGAGCACTGCTCACAAAGGATACCGAGCCGGAAAGCATATACGCCGGTACGCCTGCGAAATACTTCCGGGATGTTCCGGAGGATGAGCTTCTAAAAAACCAGAAACCGAAGGAGAAAAAGTGA
- a CDS encoding nucleoside-diphosphate sugar epimerase/dehydratase, with protein MNFSNLRRYAFFLLSDSILIAVSLYLAFFLRFNAHLLPEYRNMFPVWLFISLAVKIVMLHIFLGYNISWRFVGFKEASGILFASVASTSALLFLNLLFYRYNSGLYAPLGVIAIDFFLTFFLITTLRVSKRFYYEVLKFRKGGKKAVIIGAGEAGERIASELMRYSSSDTHPVAFFDDDRKKYKTKIHNIPVEGNLEQVSDYCRTNSVSTAIIAISGASHNMIRKLYDQLHYVGVREIKIVQNMANIDENTNLTKQLHDINIEDILSRQTVNVDKDSIGRFIEGKSVLVSGAGGSIGSEIVRQLLSFYPGRVIALDIDETELFYLGYDISDKLSGSSVDFVPFVCDVKDTEKLRKLFSTYPIDIVFHAAAYKHVPLMEEFPEEAVKTNIFGTRTMAGLASEFGVEKFINISTDKAVNPTSIMGATKRMAEEICSSLSTDSGTSFMSVRFGNVLGSRGSAVPIFLEQIKRGGPVTVTHKDMKRYFMTINEAVLLVFQAAEMGNGGEVFVLEMGEPVSIVKLAEDLIRLNNLTPYTDIDIQFTGLRPGEKLFEELLTAEEGTSKTGHHKIWTAKKDKPKTAEEMELMLNRIKESAGTPGVLKNTLREFVPFYKGSPKEGS; from the coding sequence ATGAATTTCAGCAATCTCAGAAGATACGCATTTTTCCTGCTCTCAGACTCCATTCTCATAGCCGTATCTTTGTATCTTGCCTTCTTTCTGCGCTTCAACGCACACCTTCTGCCTGAATACCGGAACATGTTCCCTGTCTGGCTCTTTATAAGCCTTGCAGTAAAGATCGTCATGCTCCACATATTTCTCGGTTATAATATAAGCTGGCGATTCGTAGGCTTTAAGGAGGCCTCCGGCATCCTGTTTGCGAGTGTAGCCTCCACATCGGCTCTGCTCTTTCTCAACCTCCTCTTCTACCGCTATAACTCTGGGCTTTATGCACCGCTAGGCGTTATAGCCATCGACTTCTTCCTCACATTCTTCCTTATAACAACGCTCAGGGTCTCCAAACGCTTCTACTACGAAGTGCTCAAGTTCCGCAAAGGGGGTAAAAAGGCAGTTATCATAGGTGCCGGAGAGGCTGGAGAAAGGATAGCATCCGAGCTTATGCGCTACTCCAGCAGTGATACACACCCCGTAGCCTTCTTCGATGATGACAGGAAGAAATACAAAACAAAGATACACAACATACCCGTTGAAGGTAACCTTGAGCAGGTATCGGACTACTGCAGAACAAACTCAGTGAGCACTGCTATAATCGCCATATCCGGCGCATCCCATAACATGATACGAAAGCTCTACGACCAACTCCACTACGTTGGTGTGCGGGAGATCAAGATCGTACAGAATATGGCGAATATTGATGAGAACACAAACCTTACCAAACAGCTCCACGATATCAACATCGAAGATATCCTCTCACGCCAGACGGTAAACGTGGACAAAGACAGCATCGGGCGTTTCATCGAAGGCAAGAGTGTACTGGTGTCCGGCGCCGGAGGCTCCATAGGCTCTGAGATAGTCCGGCAGCTGCTGAGCTTTTACCCCGGCAGGGTTATTGCACTGGATATAGACGAAACTGAGCTTTTCTATCTCGGCTACGACATATCCGACAAACTGTCCGGCTCTTCCGTGGATTTTGTGCCCTTCGTATGCGATGTAAAGGACACCGAAAAGTTAAGAAAGCTCTTCAGTACATACCCCATAGATATCGTGTTCCATGCGGCAGCCTACAAGCATGTCCCCCTTATGGAGGAGTTTCCCGAAGAGGCTGTTAAAACAAACATATTCGGAACCCGCACAATGGCAGGTCTCGCCTCGGAGTTTGGTGTTGAAAAGTTTATTAATATATCAACGGATAAGGCGGTTAACCCCACAAGCATCATGGGCGCAACCAAGCGCATGGCGGAGGAGATCTGCTCCAGTCTCAGTACGGATTCCGGCACTTCCTTCATGAGTGTACGCTTCGGAAACGTACTGGGGAGTCGTGGAAGCGCAGTGCCCATCTTCCTTGAGCAGATAAAAAGAGGGGGACCGGTAACCGTAACCCATAAGGATATGAAGCGATACTTTATGACCATCAACGAAGCGGTGCTTCTTGTGTTTCAGGCGGCTGAGATGGGGAACGGCGGGGAGGTCTTTGTCCTTGAGATGGGGGAACCGGTCAGCATAGTGAAGCTTGCGGAGGACCTTATCCGCCTCAACAACCTGACACCATACACCGATATAGATATACAGTTCACCGGGCTACGGCCGGGAGAGAAGCTTTTTGAAGAGCTCCTCACCGCAGAGGAAGGTACATCCAAAACCGGACACCATAAGATCTGGACAGCCAAAAAGGATAAACCGAAAACCGCAGAGGAGATGGAACTCATGCTTAATAGGATAAAGGAGTCCGCCGGAACACCGGGGGTCTTAAAGAATACACTGAGGGAGTTTGTCCCGTTCTACAAAGGTTCCCCAAAGGAGGGTTCATGA
- a CDS encoding response regulator, whose protein sequence is MRDINILIVEDNLESRILLKRVCGKFSAVSVYEAENGLSGVRIAEETRPDIVLMDYMMPEMDGLQATKRICSLYTDAAVIVITADTTEETEARLLDAGAITYLNKPVRVAKVSNIIKNFIELIRNREEGDLPKESEFESLKKRLFRIKSHEGLVSFTTFLSKVFHESGLKKGRSFLSVFNLLYDYFDRIISADMSVEAAVLYDERNLVVILPDVAESFSKLTSSAFYSLVKDNVERVGDDVRITVTREHEESLPPVEPVAPSEEKVDKTEEHVQEEEPVQEEPPVYEEPKPDAEFVSNKSAFDDTLEESRAKLLRRTHTTAKSAAEYVASLPEEVLLDIEVLEEQSDALYTAIYNFEGSSSREELGNIINVLLSYSKVINYLKEFAGIGLSLADLASFLDSLNPDELSADDKSKLVLLLFELESDIAAWRTNIFIDREARDIHYLDSSLYSTSLQLQMVFGGGSGGDEDDIEFF, encoded by the coding sequence ATGCGGGATATTAATATATTGATTGTGGAGGACAATCTGGAAAGCAGGATCCTCCTTAAGAGAGTTTGCGGGAAGTTTTCAGCAGTATCCGTTTACGAAGCGGAGAACGGCCTGAGTGGCGTCCGGATTGCGGAGGAAACCCGCCCGGACATTGTGCTCATGGATTACATGATGCCTGAGATGGACGGACTGCAGGCTACAAAGAGGATATGTTCCCTCTACACCGATGCCGCAGTGATAGTTATCACAGCGGACACCACAGAGGAGACGGAGGCTAGGCTTCTTGATGCTGGTGCAATTACATATCTTAACAAGCCTGTCCGTGTTGCTAAGGTCAGCAATATTATCAAGAATTTCATCGAGCTTATACGAAACAGAGAGGAGGGTGACCTCCCCAAAGAGAGCGAGTTTGAAAGCCTTAAGAAAAGGCTTTTCCGGATAAAGAGCCACGAGGGGCTTGTGAGCTTCACAACCTTTCTGAGCAAGGTCTTTCATGAGTCAGGGCTTAAGAAAGGGCGCTCCTTTCTTTCGGTCTTCAATCTGCTGTATGACTATTTCGACCGCATTATAAGCGCAGATATGTCCGTTGAGGCGGCTGTGCTCTATGATGAGCGCAACCTTGTTGTTATCCTTCCAGACGTAGCCGAGTCTTTCTCCAAGCTTACCTCCAGCGCCTTTTACTCACTTGTTAAGGATAACGTTGAGCGTGTCGGGGATGATGTCCGTATAACTGTCACTCGGGAGCATGAGGAGAGTCTGCCCCCCGTGGAGCCTGTAGCTCCGTCAGAGGAAAAGGTAGACAAAACCGAAGAGCATGTCCAAGAGGAAGAGCCCGTTCAGGAGGAGCCCCCTGTATATGAAGAGCCTAAGCCGGATGCCGAGTTTGTATCGAATAAATCAGCCTTTGACGATACACTAGAAGAGAGCCGTGCTAAACTGCTTAGGAGAACACACACAACGGCCAAGAGTGCCGCAGAATACGTTGCTTCTCTGCCTGAAGAAGTGCTTCTTGATATTGAGGTTCTGGAGGAGCAGAGTGATGCTCTCTACACTGCGATATACAACTTTGAAGGCAGCTCAAGCCGTGAAGAGCTGGGAAATATTATTAATGTATTGCTCAGTTATTCAAAAGTCATAAATTATTTAAAGGAGTTTGCAGGTATTGGTCTTTCTCTCGCGGATCTTGCTTCGTTTCTGGACAGTCTCAACCCCGATGAGCTCTCCGCTGATGATAAGTCCAAGCTGGTTCTCCTCCTTTTCGAACTTGAATCTGACATTGCTGCATGGCGCACAAATATATTTATAGACAGAGAGGCCAGGGATATACACTACCTGGACAGCTCTCTTTACAGCACATCCCTCCAGCTGCAAATGGTTTTCGGCGGCGGAAGCGGAGGGGACGAGGACGATATCGAGTTCTTTTAA
- a CDS encoding response regulator, whose translation MKKVVFVDDSRSIIAVLELTVKDLVSKGQLQAKSFLNPAEFLQKAQNGEVDFDLLFVDINMPQMTGLELISRLKQDSRFRQKPILVLTTETSADMKSKGKALGVTGWITKPFQDQIILKAIKKILGV comes from the coding sequence ATGAAGAAAGTTGTATTTGTGGATGACAGCAGGTCTATTATTGCAGTGCTGGAGCTTACTGTGAAGGATCTTGTCAGCAAGGGTCAGCTTCAGGCCAAGTCTTTCCTGAACCCTGCTGAATTCCTTCAGAAGGCCCAGAACGGCGAGGTTGATTTCGATCTTTTGTTTGTGGATATAAACATGCCGCAGATGACGGGTTTGGAGCTTATTTCAAGGCTTAAGCAGGACTCAAGGTTCCGCCAGAAGCCTATCCTGGTGCTCACCACAGAAACCTCAGCAGATATGAAGTCAAAGGGGAAGGCGCTTGGCGTTACAGGCTGGATAACAAAGCCCTTTCAGGACCAGATTATACTCAAGGCAATAAAGAAAATACTGGGGGTTTAA
- a CDS encoding chemotaxis protein CheW: MSSEEIRTATKMEKMERYLTFELGGEHYGVNVHCVKEIIAMMKITSVPNVPEYIKGVINLRGQIIPVVDMRLKFNLPKMEYTAQTIIIIVLIGSGEDDSEKTQVGFIVDATNEVLPVTHDKLSAPPKFGTSVDTDFIDSVYQNEDRVVMMIDLQKIFSEEELLSMETNASR, encoded by the coding sequence ATGAGCAGCGAGGAGATCCGTACAGCTACCAAGATGGAAAAGATGGAGCGTTACCTTACATTTGAGCTCGGCGGTGAGCATTACGGAGTAAACGTTCATTGCGTAAAAGAGATAATCGCAATGATGAAGATAACCTCCGTTCCGAACGTACCCGAATATATCAAGGGCGTTATAAACCTCCGGGGCCAGATAATCCCCGTTGTGGACATGCGGCTTAAGTTCAATCTCCCCAAGATGGAGTATACGGCACAGACCATAATAATCATCGTTCTCATCGGCTCCGGCGAGGATGATTCGGAGAAGACCCAAGTCGGTTTCATTGTGGATGCCACCAACGAGGTTCTCCCCGTCACCCATGACAAGCTTTCAGCACCCCCCAAGTTCGGCACATCCGTGGACACAGATTTCATCGACAGCGTATACCAGAATGAGGACCGGGTTGTCATGATGATAGATCTTCAGAAGATCTTCAGCGAAGAGGAGCTTCTCTCCATGGAAACTAATGCAAGCAGGTGA
- a CDS encoding chemotaxis protein CheA yields MSDDKRQQIIHIFIDEASTIVEEVSLALMELESDPSDKDIINSIFRGIHTLKGSANSFGFTRIGGFVHHFEDLMDIYRSRDEAINEEELELLFSAFDVVKEVLEMEINETEGYPENYDYWMERIKQAVEGGGAAPVEGAPEVVEESQEVLDIVAESKYDTAPLKPLDIAAMPEDARYEAVQRFEEGENVYLIRLILEDDIYFRGYNHTILIKLISETLGVIISVWDMTKVPPIEMYDPEVNYITCVTVLANGPADMEEVDDVFDFTVEETEVQIRQLSNADMDTLRKSSEELLEMEDPEDKGPEIIVPASGEAPDLEIREESAETPESVDEKPPEPAKPAEPPKPVEKKGEPAKDDGGKKPKKKPSSHHSFIRVESDKIDDLFDVVGELVISQSFLYQNQKIRDIGDPEIARNLEALAKSTRMIQNKVMSLRMVPIRDTFNKMRMVARDVSKKTSKDIELSIKGEETEIDKTMVDALSEPLVHMIRNSIDHGVETVQDRIAAGKSPKGHVHLEAYHRGGNIVIEIGDDGKGIDKEVIRQKAIDRGVIKEDDNLTDNEIINLIFDAGFSTAKEISDVSGRGVGLDVVRSSIENLRGKIEVSSEKDEGSVFKLVLPLTLAIIDGLVVQINDETFIIPTLTVIESYRPKKADVNQVKGQGEFVNFRGEMLPILKLKEILHIEGEPKPAYEATLICLEHERGKFLAQVDELVGRQQVVIKNLGSFLESAKNFSGGAILGNGEISLILNVEHMRELLDRDLKIEP; encoded by the coding sequence ATGTCTGATGATAAGAGACAGCAGATAATTCATATATTTATTGATGAGGCCTCCACCATCGTTGAGGAGGTTTCCCTTGCCCTTATGGAGCTCGAGAGCGACCCTTCGGACAAGGATATAATTAACAGCATTTTTCGGGGCATCCATACCCTTAAGGGGAGTGCAAACTCCTTCGGCTTTACACGAATAGGCGGATTTGTCCACCATTTCGAAGACCTTATGGATATCTACCGTTCCAGGGACGAGGCGATCAACGAGGAGGAGCTGGAGCTGTTGTTTTCGGCCTTCGATGTCGTCAAGGAAGTTCTGGAGATGGAGATAAACGAAACCGAAGGCTATCCCGAAAACTACGACTACTGGATGGAACGTATCAAGCAGGCAGTTGAAGGTGGCGGAGCGGCTCCCGTAGAGGGTGCGCCGGAAGTGGTTGAAGAGTCCCAAGAGGTATTGGATATAGTGGCAGAGTCTAAGTATGATACGGCACCTCTTAAGCCGCTGGATATCGCCGCAATGCCGGAGGATGCGAGATACGAAGCGGTTCAGAGATTTGAAGAGGGGGAGAACGTTTATCTTATCCGCCTCATCCTCGAGGATGACATATACTTCCGCGGCTACAACCACACTATACTTATCAAGCTAATCTCCGAAACCCTTGGCGTTATCATCTCCGTTTGGGATATGACAAAGGTTCCCCCCATTGAGATGTACGATCCGGAGGTTAACTACATAACCTGTGTGACCGTTTTAGCCAACGGGCCTGCCGATATGGAAGAGGTTGATGATGTATTCGACTTCACCGTTGAGGAGACCGAAGTTCAGATCCGCCAGTTAAGCAATGCGGATATGGATACTCTGCGAAAGAGCAGTGAAGAGCTTTTGGAGATGGAGGACCCGGAGGATAAGGGTCCTGAGATCATCGTTCCCGCCAGTGGAGAGGCTCCTGACCTTGAGATAAGGGAGGAGAGTGCAGAGACCCCTGAATCCGTTGATGAGAAGCCGCCAGAGCCCGCAAAACCGGCAGAACCGCCTAAACCAGTTGAAAAAAAGGGAGAGCCTGCAAAGGATGATGGCGGGAAGAAGCCTAAGAAGAAGCCCTCCTCGCACCACAGCTTCATAAGGGTGGAATCCGATAAGATCGACGACCTCTTTGATGTAGTGGGCGAGCTTGTCATAAGCCAGTCCTTCCTCTACCAGAACCAGAAGATCAGGGATATCGGCGACCCGGAGATCGCAAGGAACCTTGAGGCGCTGGCCAAATCCACAAGAATGATCCAGAACAAGGTGATGTCTCTGCGGATGGTTCCCATTCGGGACACCTTCAACAAAATGCGCATGGTTGCCAGAGACGTATCCAAAAAGACCAGCAAGGATATTGAGCTTAGTATAAAGGGTGAGGAAACGGAGATAGACAAGACGATGGTCGATGCCCTCTCCGAGCCTTTGGTTCATATGATAAGGAACTCCATAGATCACGGTGTGGAGACGGTTCAGGACCGCATAGCCGCAGGGAAGTCACCCAAAGGGCATGTGCATCTTGAGGCGTACCACCGGGGCGGAAATATCGTCATAGAAATTGGTGATGACGGAAAAGGTATCGATAAAGAAGTAATAAGACAGAAGGCTATCGACAGGGGCGTTATCAAAGAGGATGACAACCTGACAGATAATGAGATTATAAACCTCATCTTTGATGCGGGCTTCTCCACTGCCAAGGAGATCAGTGATGTCTCAGGTAGGGGTGTCGGGCTTGACGTTGTGCGCAGTTCCATCGAAAACCTGCGCGGTAAGATCGAGGTGAGCTCCGAGAAGGATGAGGGGAGCGTGTTTAAGCTGGTTCTTCCGCTCACCCTTGCTATTATCGACGGCCTTGTTGTGCAGATAAATGACGAAACATTCATTATACCCACCCTTACGGTTATCGAGTCTTACCGTCCGAAAAAGGCCGATGTTAATCAGGTAAAGGGGCAGGGTGAATTTGTTAATTTCAGGGGAGAGATGCTCCCCATTCTGAAGCTTAAGGAGATTCTCCATATCGAAGGGGAGCCCAAGCCTGCCTATGAAGCGACTCTCATATGCCTTGAGCATGAGAGAGGTAAGTTTCTGGCACAGGTGGACGAGCTCGTGGGGCGCCAGCAGGTTGTTATCAAGAACCTCGGCTCCTTCCTTGAGAGTGCGAAGAACTTCTCCGGCGGTGCAATCCTTGGTAACGGCGAAATATCTCTGATTCTGAATGTTGAGCACATGCGTGAGCTTTTGGACAGGGATCTGAAGATTGAGCCCTGA
- a CDS encoding CheR family methyltransferase codes for MSPELSRREYENFRELIFDRVGIRLGEQKGQLVKSRLSKRLRELNLRTFSEYYDYVVEDDTGSEILTLTSAITTNVTSFFREGSQWEFLKATLPRIIGTKTNRRFRVWSAGCSSGEEPYSVVIFLMQNLPNPSAWNIRVLATDISEKILKSAMKGEYTGEKLKNVSEMGAKRFFNKRRGEDIYRVADEVKDKVLFRSFNLVHGDYGIVNKTFDLIFCRNVMIYFDEETRRYVVQSLASKLVSGGFFFLGHSESLHKMNCGLSPAASSIYIKK; via the coding sequence TTGAGCCCTGAACTCAGCCGAAGGGAGTATGAAAACTTCCGTGAACTCATCTTTGACCGGGTAGGTATAAGGCTTGGTGAGCAGAAGGGGCAGCTTGTTAAAAGCAGGCTCTCCAAGAGGCTTCGGGAGCTTAACCTGCGCACATTTTCGGAATACTACGATTATGTTGTGGAAGATGATACCGGCTCAGAGATCCTCACGCTCACCTCGGCGATTACAACGAACGTCACCTCTTTCTTCCGTGAAGGATCCCAGTGGGAGTTTCTTAAGGCGACCCTCCCCAGGATCATCGGAACAAAGACGAACAGGCGTTTCAGGGTGTGGTCTGCAGGTTGCTCCAGTGGTGAGGAACCCTACAGCGTGGTTATATTCCTGATGCAGAACCTCCCCAACCCCTCCGCATGGAATATAAGGGTACTCGCCACGGATATCTCCGAGAAGATCCTGAAATCGGCGATGAAGGGGGAGTATACGGGGGAAAAGCTCAAGAACGTCTCCGAGATGGGGGCTAAGAGGTTCTTCAACAAGAGAAGAGGCGAGGATATCTACCGTGTTGCGGATGAGGTTAAGGATAAGGTCCTCTTTCGTTCCTTCAACCTTGTACACGGAGATTACGGCATAGTTAATAAAACCTTTGACCTGATCTTCTGCAGGAATGTGATGATATATTTTGATGAAGAGACAAGAAGATACGTTGTGCAGAGCCTTGCCTCAAAGCTTGTTTCGGGGGGATTCTTCTTCCTGGGGCATTCGGAAAGCCTGCATAAGATGAACTGCGGGCTCAGCCCGGCGGCTTCTTCGATATACATAAAGAAATAA